The following are from one region of the Anguilla rostrata isolate EN2019 chromosome 7, ASM1855537v3, whole genome shotgun sequence genome:
- the osbpl8 gene encoding oxysterol-binding protein-related protein 8 isoform X4, whose protein sequence is MRREEGVLSRRRFSACSGAAAALPSRPDGRKLIRNASFGGYNELSPVLPGFDRGKEDILQLKEETSISKSKSETKLFNGSDKDISAAGKLAKKESLKVQKKNYREEKKRATKELLSTITDPSVIVMADWLKIRGTLKSWTKLWCVLKPGVLLIYKTNKNGQWVGTVLLNACELIERPSKKDGFCFKLFHPLEQSIWAVKGPKGEAVGSITQPLPSSHLIFRAASESDGRCWMDALELALKCSGLLKRTMIREGKEELGAEPHSHVNFYSLIRANNLQGPEGFQFGDGDHFKEPDLYSDKSDRENEPEHEESDNEGPEKSEESDSDTSERQDDSYADVDPNETLRETPYLEQSHEELGEAGEASQTETVSEENKSLIWTLLKQVRPGMDLSKVVLPTFILEPRSFLDKLSDYYYHADFLSEAAVEENPYNRMKKVVKWYLSGFYKKPKGLKKPYNPIIGETFRCMWLHTKTNSKTFYISEQVSHHPPVSAFYVSNRKDGFCLSGSILAKSKFYGNSLSAILDGEARLTFLNRGEDYVMNMPYAHCKGILYGTMTLELAGQITIACEKTGYSSQLEFKLKPFLGSDDSVNQIAGKIKLGKEVLATLEGHWDSEIFINDKKTGVVETFWNPLPELRQSRLTRCTVPPEEQGDFESEKLWQHVTRAINNKDQTEATNEKFVLEEAQRKSARERKSKGEEWTSALFEQDPITGEWHYRYADTRPWDPLNDMVQFEKDGCIQTQVRHRTPMVSVPKRKHKQSDKPASPESGCSSPELDRHDSSGSERHKSKHSSRLRKKGTDFSELQSAIESIKKTQEDINRSISVLRSRAAALQAPSEGGVLQHRDYAIIALLVFVQIFINLLFK, encoded by the exons atgaggagggaggagggagtgcTGAGCCGCCGCCGCTTCTCTGCCTGCAGCGGGGCGGCCGCCGCCCTCCCGTCGCGCCCCGACGGCCGCAAGCTCATCCGCAACGCCTCCTTCGGCGGCTACAACGAGCTGTCGCCCGTCCTGCCAG GTTTCGACAGGGGGAAAGAGGACATCCTGCAGCTCAAAGAGGAAACCTCGATATCCAAGAGCAAG TCTGAGACCAAGCTTTTCAATGGGTCGGACAAGGACATCTCCGCAGCGGGGAAACTCGCCAAGAAGGAATCGCTCAAG GTCCAGAAGAAGAACTacagggaggagaagaagagggcGACCAAGGAGCTGCTCAGCACCATCACTGACCCCTCCGTCATCGTCATGGCCGACTGGCtcaag ATCCGGGGGACGCTGAAGAGCTGGACCAAGCTGTGGTGCGTGCTGAAGCCGGGCGTCCTGCTCATCTACAAGACCAACAAGAACGGGCAGTGGGTGGGGACGGTGCTGCTCAACGCCTGCGAGCTCATCGAGCGCCCCTCCAAAAAGGACGGCTTCTGCTTCAAGCTCTTCCACCCGCTGGAGCAGTCCATCTGGGCCGTCAAG GGTCCCAAGGGGGAGGCCGTGGGCTCCATCACACAACCATTACCCAGCAGCCACCTCATCTTCCGCGCTGCCTCCGAGTCTGATG GCCGGTGTTGGATGGATGCGTTGGAGCTGGCCCTGAAGTGCTCTGGCCTGTTGAAGCGCACCATGATccgggaggggaaggaggagctgggggcggagccacactCCCACGTCAACTTCTACAGCCTCATCCGCGCCAACAACCTGCAGGGTCCTGAGGGCTTCCA GTTCGGCGACGGCGACCACTTCAAGGAGCCGGACCTGTACTCGGACAAGTCGGACCGGGAGAACGAGCCGGAGCACGAGGAGTCGGACAACGAGGGCCCGGAGAAGAGCGAGGAGAGCGACAGCGACACGTCGGAGCGGCAGGACGACTCGTACGCGGACGTGGACCCCAACGAGACGCTGCGCGAGACGCCGTACCTGGAGCAGTCCCACGAGGAGctgggggag GCGGGCGAAGCCTCTCAAACAGAGACTGTGTCGGAGGAGAACAAGTCCCTGATCTGGACCCTGCTGAAGCAGGTCAGGCCCGGGATGGACCTGTCCAAAGTGGTCCTGCCCACCTTCATCCTGGAGCCGCGCTCCTTCCTGGACAAGCTGTCCGACTACTACTACCAcgccgacttcctgtctga GGCCGCCGTGGAGGAGAACCCCTACAACCGCATGAAGAAAGTGGTGAAGTGGTACCTGTCTGGATTTTACAAAAAGCCGAAG ggccTGAAGAAGCCGTACAACCCCATCATCGGAGAGACCTTCCGCTGCATGTGGCTCCACACCAAGACCAACAGCAAGACCTTCTACATCTCTGAGCAG GTTTCCCATCATCCTCCGGTGTCGGCCTTCTACGTGAGCAACAGGAAGGACGGCTTCTGCCTCAGCGGCAGCATCCTGGCCAAGTCAAAGTTTTATG GAAACTCCCTGTCGGCCATACTGGATGGAGAAGCTCGGCTAACGTTCCTTAACAGAGGGGAGGACTACGTCATGAACATGCCGTACGCTCACTGTAAAG GGATCCTGTATGGCACCATGACCCTGGAGCTGGCCGGCCAGATCACCATCGCCTGCGAGAAGACGGGCTACAGCTCTCAGCTGGAGTTCAAGCTGAAG CCGTTCTTAGGCAGCGATGACAGCGTCAATCAAATCGCAGGGAAGATCAAACTGGGGAAGGAGGTTCTGGCCACTCTGGAAGGCCATTGG GACAGCGAGATCTTCATCAACGATAAGAAGACGGGCGTGGTGGAGACGTTCTGGAACCCCCTGCCCGAGCTGCGGCAGAGCCGGCTGACCCGCTGCACTGTCCCGCCCGAAGAGCAGGGCGACTTCGAGTCCGAAAA GCTGTGGCAGCACGTGACGCGGGCCATCAACAACAAGGACCAGACGGAGGCCACCAATGAGAAGTTCGTCCTGGAGGAGGCGCAGAGGAAGTCCGCGCGCGAGCGCAAGTCCAAGGGCGAGGAGTGGACCTCTGCGCTGTTCGAGCAGGACCCCATCACCGGAGAGTGGCACTACAGATACGCAGA cACCCGGCCGTGGGACCCGCTGAACGACATGGTTCAGTTCGAGAAAGACGGCTGCATCCAGACGCAGGTCCGCCACCGCACCCCGATG GTCTCTGTCCCCAAACGCAAACACAAGCAGAGCGACAAGCCCGCCAGCCCGGAGAGCGGCTGCTCCTCGCCCGAGCTCGACCGCCACGACTCCTCCGGCAGCGAGA GACACAAAAGCAAGCACAGCAGCCGGTTGAGGAAAAAGGGGACGGACTTCAGTGAGCTTCAGAGCGCCATCGAGTCCATAAAGAAAACGCAGGAGGACATCAACAG GAGCATCTCCGTGCTGCGCAGCCGGGCGGCGGCCTTGCAGGCGCCGTCGGAGGGTGGAGTCCTGCAGCACCGCGACTACGCCATCATCGCCCTCCTCGTCTTCGTCCAGATCTTCATCAACCTCCTCTTCAAGTAG